In the genome of Epinephelus moara isolate mb chromosome 14, YSFRI_EMoa_1.0, whole genome shotgun sequence, the window ctctcCCAGGATCCCTGCAGTGACGCGATGTAGTTCTTGCGGATGTCAAAGTCATCGGCGGGCCGGTTGTAAGCTTTCCACACAGGCTCCCCCACAAACAGCCTCATGGCTTTAGTGTAGTTCTGTAGAGACAAACAGTGTTGAGATCAATCCAAATGTGGCGAGATACTCCCTGTGTTAAAAAGAGTTAATTATTTGGTCATTTACCACAATAAAAACAGCCTTAATATTCAGAGCGTATCTATGGTAACAAGGTTCTCTGCACGCAGCTCTCATTGAgatgctaacagtgctaacaatgtaaacagtgctgacagagctaaagGTGTTAACTggggggaactggagggtgggcgcCACGCTTCCGCAATGACTCCTGATATCAGTGGTAACCGCCATGTCCACACGGTGCCGGGTGCCtgcaattagctagccagtgggatataCACACATGGACTTACATGCACGACCATGCATGTGACTTCATTCGCTGCTCATGAAGCCATTTCTCCACCATATCATTACATAGCAAATAGCGGTTTGCTGccatattaatgctctgaatatcgTTTAGTGCTCCTTCAGGTAGTGTGACCCAGAATTCAGGTTTTTAGATCAACAgcctcaagaaaaacaaaacagactttAGGTTGCAATGTCAAAAGTAAACTTACTGTGCaagtgcaaaaaacaaacaaagcttACATGCTAATAGCAACAGTCATGACAACACTGACAGCAGTGACACATCCCACAGCTGCAACACTTTGAGGACATAGTAATGTAGAAGTATTTAATCAGCACATTCTTCAACTGTGTAAATGATATGATTTGTTAGGTAATATAAATACTAGCTGACAATGCACACTGCacactttgtgtttgtattCTGCTGTATGGAAACACCAGGCAGGTTGTGCTCTCAATATTTGCTCTAGTCTTATTCAAATATTCTTTTCTGCATCAACAACCCAATTTCTCCTCAGGCGCCATTTATTCTCATCTCATCTAATCCACTGTTCTCAAGTGCATTGTTACACTGTCAGTGCTGAACATCTTGACCTCCCAAGATAATCAAAAAGCAGTTAACtacattatgtttttaaaggaTGTGGCTTCCTCCCAACAACAGTTACATATGTATGCTACGTACAGTCTCGTCCAGGGTGAAGCGGTGGTAGATGCCGGCCGGCAAGGTGATCAGGTCCCCTTTGCTCATGGCAATTCGGATCCACCGCTCGTCCTTGTCCCTGACGTCGAAGTAGGCCCGGCCGTCAAGGATGTAGCGGATCTCGTCATCCAAGTGCAGGTGCTCCGCAAAGAATGTCTTCAgctgagacacaaaaagacaaagaggcTTGAGTTATGGTGGTTTCTTTGTTGAATTATAAAACTTTACAACCAGTTCAAGTGTTAGCTGTCCTGATGTGTCATTGTCCTCGCCACTGACTGAGAATGATGGTCATATAAATGTCATAAACCACTGCAGAGCATTATTCTCATCTCCCACAGGTCATTACATCTTCTAATGCAGTGGGGACACTTCACTCTGGTTCACTTTTAACACCTTAAAGAGTCTTCTCTGACAATGTGACTGCCTCTGACTGAGAAACATCCTCATTAGAAGACATTGTCTAATTTAAAGTGAACAGCTTGTCCCGTGCACAGTGATTTTGGTTACCTTTTCCTCATAGTTAGGTAGTGTGTCCTTGTGAATGGTGATAATGTCCATATAGGAGTAGCCTTGGTCTTTACGGATCTGCTCCAGCTCTGGATCTGTTTCATAGATATCAGCATTCAGCTGCAACAACAGAACAACAGCTCTGATCAGCACACAAACTCATCTGTAAAACCAATTTGGTGATTTCATAATTTCACACAGCAAATCCAATGCCAGCAGTTAGCTCCTTTGGGCATCTCGTGTCATGATAGCATATGGTAACAGCATAAGTGATGCTAGTTAGCGGTATGACATGCATTGCAGGAAccgaaaagaaaattaaaatacatgtgtgtgtgtgtgtgtgtgtgtgtgtgtgtgtgtgtgtgtgtgtgtgtgtgtgtgtgtgtgtgtgttggccatTGGTTATTTATTATATGTAGTATTTTTTCCACCCACCTCAACTACAAAAATGTCGGCATATTTGTTGTGGGATCATTTTTAAGTTGTGGGTCACAGCAAAGAAGTTACGTAACCCAAATCAGAGTTTACAGACGTATTATCAATTAATAAAGTGCATATAAAACTCGAGCTTTGACTCTTGCTGGCTCCTCAGAGTACAAATTACTATTAGCCTTAGTTAATTGACAGCTAACTGTCATGTGTAAACTTCGGCAGCAGCTAACGCGGCTGTCACTTTACCTTCCAGTGAAACACCCCCAGCTTCTTTAACTCCTCCAGGGACACGGGCTGATTTGGGTTCAGTCTGTGCGGCTTTCTCTGGTCTTCATCAGAGCTGTCCATGTACCAGGCTTCTAACCCCATGCTGGAGATAACCGCTGCACGTTTTCACAGCTGGACTCTGAAGTGAAATCGGACAGAAACTACTGTCGGCGTTACACGTCACGTGACTGCAGCCTCACTTCCTGTAAACAATGGGGACGTACGGTGCTCTCACCAGACCAAACCAGTGGTGTGGGCAGCGAGGGGGTCTGCGAACAGGCTGTATATTCATACCAATTTTGAAAATGATAACTGTATTTATAATATAGGCATAGACATATtagaaaaacacacagccatctaatttggtacttttactttgaaggctACGACCGGAAGTGTGGGTTGCTTGTATTTACCCAGACTAGGGATACTAAATTTGCAAAATGACAAGAGGCCAGGGGGCAGTGACCTAACAAACATGAATTATATTTATCagatataaaaatgaattgtctgttttcaaccCTTTTGACGTTTGCTGTCCTCACTtatctttgccaagaggcaaatccagGTCATGTGTATAAAGGAGGGGACATTGGGGTGTATCCACGTTTATCTGGAGGTCCAGTGGGGAAAGAACCCTCTATTTAAAggaactagtccatacccattggtagctttgtcaccctctacctatgccaatcctcaatgcctatgtacagattcacatagattgaccacgtcagtgagtagaaaaacgtgagacagacagaatgagaCACTGACaatttccgtgattatgtacagcataccataccatgacttagtcagattcagattcagattcagctTTATTTGTGTCCCCGTAGGGCAATTAGTGTTGCAGCAagtaaaaaagacataaaaaatgtacaagACATACAATTAAAAGTCTAAGAGGGGGGGATAATATAGTGTGCTGAAACAACATCAGTAGCAGCGACTCAAATAGCCCATACAAGATAGGTAAAGTGCAAACAGTGCGTAATTatcaatttctgccaacatcAATAACACCACATGGAGACAAAAGCAAAAATCAGCCTGCCGATAAGAAGCCCCATGAATATCAACCAATCAGGTAAGACTCCTCCTACCCTGCCCTGAATTCAAAAGGGAACTGGCTGTAGGGACGGAGTGCTTGTACCTGTTACTTTTCATATGAGGAAGTCTGAGCCAGGGGCCGGAAGGCAGAAACCGGAACTCAGAGTGTAAAGGATGGGAGCTGTCACAAAGAATGGCATTAGCCTTCCTGATTATCTGTCTACTGAACAGATCTGTAAGTGTGCACTGTTGAACTCCCAGAATCTTATTACTTGTCATtccaaaaattagaagaaaaaaaaacattggtccacagggggagccacagcgatctgtcgcattttagccatttttaagcattttcctgttgttatagcgccacccagttgccaattagagttaaatttctccagtcaccttgaggcgtcctgttctacatatctaccaagtttagtaaaaatccatatggcggttaggcctagataagaaattagctctctagcgcccccattttgtttgatggggtcaataatggaggggtcccctcagattatgtgtggtcatatgcctacaaagttgcgtggtgatgggtgaaacccttgagatgttatacacctttatgtgatgagccacgccctccgcaatattcattgccttatagaagctcagttttagtaagttttccaacttttgccaagagggaactttagatattggtccctagattatgttcacccagtttcatgcagatcgctcaaacttcctaggaagagatccatttgaagtgtttttcaaaaaattcaaaatggcggaaaatctatataaccggaagttatgggttcttgaggcaaatttgttcctcatgaggagaggcatctctgtgcaaagtttcatgtctctacgacatacggggcatgagatatgcccattcaaagtttgcaatttcaatcggttgctataggacccccctttggccaattgatgtaatattgcttcattcgcatcctcccatgaccctctaccactgtgccaaatttcacatggattgaccaagtcagtgaggagaaatacgtggaacagacacacagacagacacacacacagacagagttttcgtcattatatacgTAGTAAGATAgactcacaaaatgaccaattgtaaatcaatgttaccttgaattcataaTCCAAACTTAATTTTTCTAACGTGCCTTCACAAGAAATGGCatacatattgatgttttgatTGATTGGGGATCATGTTTAACAAgagcaaaactttaaaaaaaaaacccatccaTTTACAATctttcacacaacttgtgcagtacaatccaagtctcatttatccagggttatgctcagtacttcccaaactcTTGTATTTtcactaaacaaaaaaaaaaaaaaaaaaaaaaaagtcttgccaCCAGAGTCTAGCTTTTGAAGAGACCATAAATAAGTtccactttcagttcagttttagaTAGCAAGATTGAAAATTAGTTTGTACACCaatgttttcatatagttttgctgcagtTAAACATGGTCCCCAGTCAgtgaataaatcaatatgttagccattttctgtggaggcatgcaagacaagttttcttaacaaatttatggtaacacagcatgactaactgatttacaaatttgcattttgtggtgcagtattcctttaatgcttTCTAATGCACTTTGGCATCTTATTTATcttaaaagtgcaaaaaaaaattctattgtcaatcagttcattgtcaTTGTGAATAAGAAAATGGTTGGGGCAACCCAATCGTGGGCCAGATCTGTCCAACGGGCCACAGGTTTGAATATCGCAGCCACTGACTGTATAGAGGCCTTTACACTGGGGGCAGCTGACTGCAGTCATGTGTGACAGTAATGAGTAATAACTGCCCTCCAGTATTTAGTGAGAAACTACAACTCAGTAAGTAAGTAGGAATAATTGAAGTAAGTGTTAtcattattacatatttattgatttatcatTGCTATTTATTGCAGGTAATATTACAACTACtccttaaaataataataataataataataaaaataaaaattgcaataataataatgataataataataataatagtgttGGTTCCACAGTATATGCTCATTATTTATATTTGGAGATTAAAAGAATACAAGAAACTTattgtagttttattttgaaggttgACATCATAACTTTTAGTAAGCAGTTGTGTCTGTCTTGACAGCTTAAAATCAGCGGAGCTGCCGTCTGTATTTACAATCAGTGTCcataaagtaaaagtaataaagtaaagtaagtaaagtaataataataatataaataaataaattaaagtggTGAAATTAAAATTAAGATTTGTTATCCTCGTCTGTTGTTTTATGACCTCTGTTTGTATGTGCCTGTGTCCGTCAGTGTAAATTTAAGCGCAGTTTACCTCTCACTATTCCCATGCCTGCACCCACTTTTAACAAGAGAGGTTCCcgtgactttacatgtaatcaTCTGGGGAGCGAGACATGAAAACAAGAACACACCGACGAGGATGGGATTCGAACCCACGCGTGCAGAGCACAATGGATTAGCAGTCCATCGCCTTAACCACTCGGCCACCTCGTCTGCTGCCTTCACTTCGGATGACGTATTACATCTCGATATACAGTAGGCTAGGTGTGATCATATTTACAGATGTCAGTATTATTTGGGTCCGCTTAACATGTTcgctgacgctgctgctcttaCCGTAATGTGCTGCTCAACATGTGTATGCTCAAATCTACCTCCACCGTCATTAAAACGCAGTATAAATCCTAACGACAAAGAGCTACATAAAACCCTGACTAATCCCCAGACAACTGCAACATGTGAATGTGGCGTTAACGTGTTTACTGTAATCCGAAAAGCAACAAGTTAGAGTCACACAACCTGCAGTACATATAACTGTCCACCACATGGAGCCAGAGACCAACACATGAAATTAACTTCCTTTCCctcattctttttttctgtttcttttttccgCAGGAACCCATGTTTACAATATCTATGTATGTTTGAGATGATGATTAAAGGAATGtctgtttttcctttcttttttagtgtgtgtgacattttacagtctatggccTCTCAAATGTGtcacaaaaacaagaaacaaggACAAAGGGAAAACAAGAGGTAGAGCATTATACAACTTCTACATGATATGCTGTATGTTtatcaaaaaatacatattatataAACTAAATACTACCTCAAATTCTACCTATTATATATATTACGTATGTAACGTTTTTCATTAATTGAAAAGGGTTACCTTAACAAAAGGGCACAGTATCTAAATATAGATACTGAATTTTGCCCATCCATAAGCTTATGACATAACCTTTTATAGAAGgaaattttggcattttggtccATTCATTACCTTTACTAATATTATCTCCTTTATTTTTCCAGTGTTGAAACACTGCCTTACATCCAGAGATAAGTGCCATTCTGCATCAGGAGATTTGGTGTCCATTTAGACCACTTCCCTCTGGCAACACGACCAACAGGCAAACTATTGGTCCCTGCAGCAGTGAGGAAGTCATCGCTATGAAGGTAATTTTCTTGGACCATATAAGATCTATCATGGGGCATGAACACAACATGTGTAAGAGCGCCACAAGTAGTATCACATCTCCAACACAAGCCAGAGCTTCGGAGTCCTAGCCTTGCCATTTTATGTGGGGTCCAATAACGTCTATTGATCATTTTATAATTGATTAGATGTGTCTGCATTTCCTTTGACACTTGATCCAATGATTTCCCTCCACGTTTCACCATTTATCTCTTCCCCTATGTCCCTCTCCCAGCGTCTCTTATGGCCTTCAACTGTGAGACTCCATCAAAAGCTTATAAAAGTataatgtttgcctttttcagtGCAAGTCTTGTTGTAGCCTGTCCGGCATCTCAGTTCTGCATATAAGTGTTAATTTTTTAAGCCACACCAAGATACAAACTGTACAGCTGGAAGTACTTCCAGAAAATCCTTCTTTGGGAGTGTATACTTGTTCCTTAATTTATCAGAGGACATACGTTCTGTCATATAAATCCCCAATATAAACAACACCCTATTTCAATCTCCAGCCCAGAAAAAAATGGTTGTGTACTTACTTTAAGGGTACCATAATGCCAAAGTGAGGTTTTATGTGTAAAAGCATGATTTGAGCCCACGATCTTACGTAAGATTCAATATCCTGTGAAAAGGTGAAGATTGGATTGATATAAGGGATAATAATAGTATGGGTTTTAGTACAAATGCCTGGAGTAAAATTAGTTATTTTAAGGATGTGATCATTGATTATACAAGTGGGTCTTACTGTAGCATCTGATGACCACATGTCAAATACATTGCCATAATGAATTAATAATCCAAGAAAATCCATTACTAGACTTAATACCTTCTCATCCTGATAGATATGCCTGCAGCTGCATGCCCACACTATCCAATAGTTGGATTCAAAGGTTTATTGGTCACTTACACAATATGTGTACTGGCGTGCAGTGAGGCGTGCTCCTTATATTACTAAATGTGAAAAACTATATCTTAAGGATGAATGTTAAAGATTaatatatgcaaatatttgtaGTTATCCCAGATATTTATTAGCAACACAATATTGCTTTGCATGACCTTTATTGTATGTTGAACAAGCATGAATCAGGTATGACTCAGGCCCATGAAACATTAAATGTTCATGTTCAGTGTTTAATACTGGCTGATATGAATGACTTTTCATCTCGACAATATGCAGTCTTTAATCCAGTTTTTATTATATAACcgattgtttttgtgtatgcATGATGTAATAACAGACTTGTCTCAAAATAGTCCCACCCACCTACTTTATGAGTGTGTCTTGAGGTGTGAATCACAAGGcgaaacacagacagaggggaTCGAACATTTATTTACCCTTATTAAAAGTTACAATAAAACCATTAACATCTTCAAACGATAGCAAAATAAAGAGAACCAAAAATATTGgccaaaacatatttacagagACAGTTTGCAGATAAAAAGCTCACATTTTGTACACAATCCCAACCCCTGCGTCATAAACTCTGAAATGTGAACACTGCAATACTCAAGAAGCTTGAATGTGGTTTTAGCCAGAAAAAGAATCAAAATGCACGAACAAAGACATTGCTCTTtttccacctcccctcctcgATTTTCACTTTTCTATACATGACAAAATACTTGAAATTTGGGGGTAAAACATAGGAATGTAGACTTCTAAAAATTAATAAGATCTTTTTTGAAAGGTTTATGTGTCCATATAACAGTCATTTCGAGTGAAGGAGATGGTCTGCCCCGCTCCGCAACGGTGACAATTTTTAGATCCCAAAGagatgagaaagaaaaataaaatgttataggGCTGCCACGCTGTTAAAAAGGATGCTTCTCCATGAATTGGGAAAATAAGTCAGTATTCCTGATTCGCTCCACATCCAATCCATTACCTTCGCCACACGCCAGTCCCTGTGTGTACCATAAGGGGGCGACACACGCCGACACTTTCATCATGAGAGGGCCCGGTGAGATTCCGTCTGTCGAAGAACTAATAAAAGGCAGTGAACTGGTGGTTGAATCAGCAAATGTGATATATCCTTCGTCTTCTTTTCTAGTTTTGTTTATAACTTTAAGAACGTGGCACGAGTCtctcatatatatatttatatactttaATCTTGGAAAATCAGTTCAGGTGCCGTGGCGGGGTGCAGTCACTCTGCGTTGGCCTCGCCCTCAGAGGCTGCAGGTGTCGTGTCCTCGGCGGGGGCAGCGGCGGCGGCTGCCTCAGCGGGGGCAGACTCTGTGGGTGGGGCCTCCTCCGCCGCCTTGGTCTCAGCCTCAGGtgcagcctcagcagcaggggcaGCTGCCTCGCCCTCTTTGGCCTCGGCGGCCGGCGTCTCCTCTTTGGTTTCCTTGGCTGCATGGCCGTTCTCCTCGGGCTTGTCCTCGGTCGTGGGGGAGGTGACCTCCTCCTTGCCCTCCTCGCTGCCCTtcttgctcttcttcagcgAGATGCCCTTGAACTTGAAGGAGTTCTTCAGGGagaacttcttcttcttcttgcctTCCTTGGCGGCCTCACCTTCTGCTTTGGCGCCCTCGCCTTCGGCTGGAGGGGCAGGCTCGATGGCATCCCCGGTGCCGTTTTCGCCCTCCTTGGCTGGTTCGGCTGTTCCATTTCCATCTGCAGCAGCCACTTCCCCGTCGGGCTTGGCTGACACATCGCCGTTGGTTTTGACATGGCCGTTCTCCTACAGAGAAGAGGACTCATTAGTCATGGATTAAAATAATCAAactgttcaaaataaacacattgcCTCTGGGATTGGAAAATCAGTCAAACATACAGATGGATAAACTGTAGATGAAATGTGTACAATGTTCCAAATAAATCTAAAGAGATCTGGCATATGACAGATTAGCATTAGCCCATTTACTCCAATAGTTAATCCATGTTATACTTGAGGAAAGCTGCTTGCCCTGACAGTGGTtcaggggagggagggaaggggggGATCAACAGCTGTTTGCATGACTCTAAGCTGACACATGGGGGCAGTAGTGCTGCGTCTAAACGTCAACAGAGCCAGCAAGTTGAGGGAACAAAGGAATCCCCATGAAACCTGCTTTCCGCTCTCATCCAAGCGCTGCAGCTCACATCCAGCACTGCTCTCTGCGTGAGCTGTGTGGCCAGAATGCAGCCAGCACACATCAGTCATGACACAGACAAAGCCGGTGTCACTGAGGAGTTGTATTCAATCACTCTGCTGCACTCATAAAGAGGGAGAAGTCGGTCAACTGCCCCGATTCAAGTTCATCAACATGTACATCATATAGTGCATCTTCTGATCTGGGGTCAGACTCGAACATTTAACTCTCACAACAATCAGCTACTAACACATACTGCTCATCAAATCACATTTTATGTCCCTCTGTTATAATCCAATTCAAACACAATGGGACACTGCGCATATATGTATGATGGCTGGGGACAAAGAGGGCTTGAACTGGCGCCTGTCCGCGCTTTGTTTGCAACTCCGCAAAATGCGCCTCCAGCAGAGCGCATTTGCATCCTTTGCACCGTTCGCCTCACATCTTTTGTTCGACGCGAGAGCGATTACCTCCTCGACTACAGCCAACTCATGACAGAGAACACGGTCCAAACACACATTGAGAGCAGAATCTGTCGTTCCTGCTTAAAATTTGGGGGGTAAATTGCCCCTGTGGGAGCAGCGGGTGGAATTAACAAAGGCAGGTCTGGTGCGCGCTGAGCGGGGACGAGCATGGCCACTCGACGGCTGCTCTGCTGGAGGTTCCCTACATTTCAACAACCTGTTATGATTTCACTCAAAACTAATTTGCTCTACAGTTTAAGGGACAACAGAGGTTTCGACCTGCTCTCAATGCACAAAGTAAAAGGAGCAACAGCTAGGCTCCGATCGCAGCCCCGAGCCCCGCCGTGGCACCCATGCTGCCAGTGGGCGTTGGGTGCCATGTGGCTCCCCGCTGATGCTCGGCACGTCAGGCCCGCTTTACTCACCTGGCCGTTGGCTTTGGCGGCAGCAGGGTCGGCGGCGGCTTTCCCCTCAACAGCTACTCCACCCTTGGAAAACTGGGCtcccattttttttcctttaggtgttctgaacaaaaaagaaaatcgaaaaagaaaaacttcgAGGAGtttttgagatttaaaaatcCAGATCTGGGATGGGTAAGGTCTTGCCAAAGAGGTGAAAAATCCGACCGGATCTCCTTCTCCCTAGCTAGGTTTGGAAACGAGAAGATCCCCCTTAAGTGTGTGTGGACCCCACGGCAGCTGAGCTCAAATTAAAGGATGTTGGTGATGAGGCTGTGTGTATTTCAACCGCGCCTCAAAGTCGACCGGAGTCTCCTCCCATGGGCGTGTCAGACGGGCTCTGTCCAATCTGCAGCGGGGGGATGGGCCTCCTTCACCCCCTGTCACTGCAACAGTCTGCTGCTCAACTGGATCATCAGCAGGACTTTTTCCACTGTTTCGCATGTCTGgaagaatttttttaaaaactttttaaactgTCTTCATTAACTTACTCAGCACTTGTTGCAAGAAACAGATCATACAGGCCACAGACAATATTACTCTTAGAAAAAATCACCAGGATTCcaggaaaacctggaaaagtcttggaatttcacaatcacattttccacgcctggaaaagtcatggagtTGGTCAAAGTCACTGAAAGTCTTGAAAAAGTCATGGCATTTTGTTGTATATGATGAAATTGTTACAATAACCCTCTGTGGATAAGCTTCCACATAACGTAACATGACAGCAAATTAGTTCTTTATTAtaagtccttgaaaagtcatggaaaaattTGAAAATTTGGTCCaagaaaatgtgtgggaaccctgaaatCACAATCATAGAGAAGTCTCAAAAGCTTGGGAACTGCTCACAGCTCCAAGATACTCCTATGATAAAGGATTGCGAATAAGCTTTCTTTTCTATAAGGGCCCTGACACTCCAAGCCGATGGTTGGCCAAAGGTCAATATTAGGCCATCG includes:
- the adi1 gene encoding acireductone dioxygenase, whose amino-acid sequence is MGLEAWYMDSSDEDQRKPHRLNPNQPVSLEELKKLGVFHWKLNADIYETDPELEQIRKDQGYSYMDIITIHKDTLPNYEEKLKTFFAEHLHLDDEIRYILDGRAYFDVRDKDERWIRIAMSKGDLITLPAGIYHRFTLDETNYTKAMRLFVGEPVWKAYNRPADDFDIRKNYIASLQGSWERERERERERERERERERERERERERERERERGEGGGDSL
- the marcksl1a gene encoding MARCKS-related protein 1-A, whose translation is MGAQFSKGGVAVEGKAAADPAAAKANGQENGHVKTNGDVSAKPDGEVAAADGNGTAEPAKEGENGTGDAIEPAPPAEGEGAKAEGEAAKEGKKKKKFSLKNSFKFKGISLKKSKKGSEEGKEEVTSPTTEDKPEENGHAAKETKEETPAAEAKEGEAAAPAAEAAPEAETKAAEEAPPTESAPAEAAAAAAPAEDTTPAASEGEANAE